A stretch of Salvelinus alpinus chromosome 4, SLU_Salpinus.1, whole genome shotgun sequence DNA encodes these proteins:
- the LOC139573911 gene encoding prenylated Rab acceptor protein 1-like isoform X8, translating to MDSKAGDLFSAEPADAAGSGGVMGKLWLPKGLSATVAKEWFDRRRASIRPWAGFVDHRKFTKPRNFGELCQRVVRNFDTYNSNYIFIFLGLILYCIISSPMLLIALAVFVGAFYIIHLKSLESKLVVFGKEVTGPHQLSLAGAVSFPVFWLAGAGAAVFWVLGATMFVIGSHAAFRELEGGSEMEELFMEPV from the exons ATGGACTCCAAGGCAGGGGATCTCTTCAGTGCTGAGCCAGCCGACGCTGCTGGATCCGGAGGTGTCATGGGAAA GCTGTGGCTGCCCAAAGGCCTCTCGGCCACTGTGGCCAAGGAGTGGTTTGATCGTCGCCGCGCGTCAATCCGTCCCTGGGCTGGCTTCGTGGATCATAGGAAGTTCACCAAGCCCCGCAACTTTGGTGAACTGTGCCAGAGGGTGGTGCGCAACTTTGACACCTACAACAGCAACTACATCTTCATCTTCCTCGGCCTTATCCTCTACTGCAT TATCAGCTCTCCCATGCTGTTGATTGCTTTGGCAGTGTTTGTTGGTGCCTTCTACATCATCCACCTCAAGTCCCTGGAGTCCAAACTGGTCGTCTTTG GAAAAGAGGTGACCGGACCTCACCAATTGAGTCTGGCTGGGGCGGTCTCTTTCCCTGTGTTCTGGTTGGCTGGTGCAGGAGCTGCAGTGTTTTGGGTCCTGG GTGCGACGATGTTTGTGATTGGCTCTCACGCTGCCTTCCGAGAGCTGGAGGGAGGATCGGAAATGGAGGAGCTCTTCATGGAGCCTGTGTGA
- the LOC139573911 gene encoding prenylated Rab acceptor protein 1-like isoform X2 → MKSGVPKGENCLVDMDSKAGDLFSAEPADAAGSGGVMGNLPPWLSALPHRLWLPKGLSATVAKEWFDRRRASIRPWAGFVDHRKFTKPRNFGELCQRVVRNFDTYNSNYIFIFLGLILYCIISSPMLLIALAVFVGAFYIIHLKSLESKLVVFGKEVTGPHQLSLAGAVSFPVFWLAGAGAAVFWVLGATMFVIGSHAAFRELEGGSEMEELFMEPV, encoded by the exons ATGAAATCTGGTGTCCCAAAGGGTGAGAACTGCCTTGTAGACATGGACTCCAAGGCAGGGGATCTCTTCAGTGCTGAGCCAGCCGACGCTGCTGGATCCGGAGGTGTCATGGGAAA TTTACCACCCTGGCTTTCTGCCTTGCCTCACAGGCTGTGGCTGCCCAAAGGCCTCTCGGCCACTGTGGCCAAGGAGTGGTTTGATCGTCGCCGCGCGTCAATCCGTCCCTGGGCTGGCTTCGTGGATCATAGGAAGTTCACCAAGCCCCGCAACTTTGGTGAACTGTGCCAGAGGGTGGTGCGCAACTTTGACACCTACAACAGCAACTACATCTTCATCTTCCTCGGCCTTATCCTCTACTGCAT TATCAGCTCTCCCATGCTGTTGATTGCTTTGGCAGTGTTTGTTGGTGCCTTCTACATCATCCACCTCAAGTCCCTGGAGTCCAAACTGGTCGTCTTTG GAAAAGAGGTGACCGGACCTCACCAATTGAGTCTGGCTGGGGCGGTCTCTTTCCCTGTGTTCTGGTTGGCTGGTGCAGGAGCTGCAGTGTTTTGGGTCCTGG GTGCGACGATGTTTGTGATTGGCTCTCACGCTGCCTTCCGAGAGCTGGAGGGAGGATCGGAAATGGAGGAGCTCTTCATGGAGCCTGTGTGA
- the LOC139573911 gene encoding prenylated Rab acceptor protein 1-like isoform X3: MKSGVPKGENCLVDMDSKAGDLFSAEPADAAGSGGVMGNLPLKELDGLWLPKGLSATVAKEWFDRRRASIRPWAGFVDHRKFTKPRNFGELCQRVVRNFDTYNSNYIFIFLGLILYCIISSPMLLIALAVFVGAFYIIHLKSLESKLVVFGKEVTGPHQLSLAGAVSFPVFWLAGAGAAVFWVLGATMFVIGSHAAFRELEGGSEMEELFMEPV, encoded by the exons ATGAAATCTGGTGTCCCAAAGGGTGAGAACTGCCTTGTAGACATGGACTCCAAGGCAGGGGATCTCTTCAGTGCTGAGCCAGCCGACGCTGCTGGATCCGGAGGTGTCATGGGAAA CCTACCACTAAAGGAACTAGATGG GCTGTGGCTGCCCAAAGGCCTCTCGGCCACTGTGGCCAAGGAGTGGTTTGATCGTCGCCGCGCGTCAATCCGTCCCTGGGCTGGCTTCGTGGATCATAGGAAGTTCACCAAGCCCCGCAACTTTGGTGAACTGTGCCAGAGGGTGGTGCGCAACTTTGACACCTACAACAGCAACTACATCTTCATCTTCCTCGGCCTTATCCTCTACTGCAT TATCAGCTCTCCCATGCTGTTGATTGCTTTGGCAGTGTTTGTTGGTGCCTTCTACATCATCCACCTCAAGTCCCTGGAGTCCAAACTGGTCGTCTTTG GAAAAGAGGTGACCGGACCTCACCAATTGAGTCTGGCTGGGGCGGTCTCTTTCCCTGTGTTCTGGTTGGCTGGTGCAGGAGCTGCAGTGTTTTGGGTCCTGG GTGCGACGATGTTTGTGATTGGCTCTCACGCTGCCTTCCGAGAGCTGGAGGGAGGATCGGAAATGGAGGAGCTCTTCATGGAGCCTGTGTGA
- the LOC139573911 gene encoding prenylated Rab acceptor protein 1-like isoform X1: MKSGVPKGENCLVDMDSKAGDLFSAEPADAAGSGGVMGNLPLKELDGLPPWLSALPHRLWLPKGLSATVAKEWFDRRRASIRPWAGFVDHRKFTKPRNFGELCQRVVRNFDTYNSNYIFIFLGLILYCIISSPMLLIALAVFVGAFYIIHLKSLESKLVVFGKEVTGPHQLSLAGAVSFPVFWLAGAGAAVFWVLGATMFVIGSHAAFRELEGGSEMEELFMEPV; the protein is encoded by the exons ATGAAATCTGGTGTCCCAAAGGGTGAGAACTGCCTTGTAGACATGGACTCCAAGGCAGGGGATCTCTTCAGTGCTGAGCCAGCCGACGCTGCTGGATCCGGAGGTGTCATGGGAAA CCTACCACTAAAGGAACTAGATGG TTTACCACCCTGGCTTTCTGCCTTGCCTCACAGGCTGTGGCTGCCCAAAGGCCTCTCGGCCACTGTGGCCAAGGAGTGGTTTGATCGTCGCCGCGCGTCAATCCGTCCCTGGGCTGGCTTCGTGGATCATAGGAAGTTCACCAAGCCCCGCAACTTTGGTGAACTGTGCCAGAGGGTGGTGCGCAACTTTGACACCTACAACAGCAACTACATCTTCATCTTCCTCGGCCTTATCCTCTACTGCAT TATCAGCTCTCCCATGCTGTTGATTGCTTTGGCAGTGTTTGTTGGTGCCTTCTACATCATCCACCTCAAGTCCCTGGAGTCCAAACTGGTCGTCTTTG GAAAAGAGGTGACCGGACCTCACCAATTGAGTCTGGCTGGGGCGGTCTCTTTCCCTGTGTTCTGGTTGGCTGGTGCAGGAGCTGCAGTGTTTTGGGTCCTGG GTGCGACGATGTTTGTGATTGGCTCTCACGCTGCCTTCCGAGAGCTGGAGGGAGGATCGGAAATGGAGGAGCTCTTCATGGAGCCTGTGTGA
- the LOC139573911 gene encoding prenylated Rab acceptor protein 1-like isoform X5, with product MKSGVPKGENCLVDMDSKAGDLFSAEPADAAGSGGVMGKLWLPKGLSATVAKEWFDRRRASIRPWAGFVDHRKFTKPRNFGELCQRVVRNFDTYNSNYIFIFLGLILYCIISSPMLLIALAVFVGAFYIIHLKSLESKLVVFGKEVTGPHQLSLAGAVSFPVFWLAGAGAAVFWVLGATMFVIGSHAAFRELEGGSEMEELFMEPV from the exons ATGAAATCTGGTGTCCCAAAGGGTGAGAACTGCCTTGTAGACATGGACTCCAAGGCAGGGGATCTCTTCAGTGCTGAGCCAGCCGACGCTGCTGGATCCGGAGGTGTCATGGGAAA GCTGTGGCTGCCCAAAGGCCTCTCGGCCACTGTGGCCAAGGAGTGGTTTGATCGTCGCCGCGCGTCAATCCGTCCCTGGGCTGGCTTCGTGGATCATAGGAAGTTCACCAAGCCCCGCAACTTTGGTGAACTGTGCCAGAGGGTGGTGCGCAACTTTGACACCTACAACAGCAACTACATCTTCATCTTCCTCGGCCTTATCCTCTACTGCAT TATCAGCTCTCCCATGCTGTTGATTGCTTTGGCAGTGTTTGTTGGTGCCTTCTACATCATCCACCTCAAGTCCCTGGAGTCCAAACTGGTCGTCTTTG GAAAAGAGGTGACCGGACCTCACCAATTGAGTCTGGCTGGGGCGGTCTCTTTCCCTGTGTTCTGGTTGGCTGGTGCAGGAGCTGCAGTGTTTTGGGTCCTGG GTGCGACGATGTTTGTGATTGGCTCTCACGCTGCCTTCCGAGAGCTGGAGGGAGGATCGGAAATGGAGGAGCTCTTCATGGAGCCTGTGTGA
- the LOC139573911 gene encoding prenylated Rab acceptor protein 1-like isoform X4 has product MDSKAGDLFSAEPADAAGSGGVMGNLPLKELDGLPPWLSALPHRLWLPKGLSATVAKEWFDRRRASIRPWAGFVDHRKFTKPRNFGELCQRVVRNFDTYNSNYIFIFLGLILYCIISSPMLLIALAVFVGAFYIIHLKSLESKLVVFGKEVTGPHQLSLAGAVSFPVFWLAGAGAAVFWVLGATMFVIGSHAAFRELEGGSEMEELFMEPV; this is encoded by the exons ATGGACTCCAAGGCAGGGGATCTCTTCAGTGCTGAGCCAGCCGACGCTGCTGGATCCGGAGGTGTCATGGGAAA CCTACCACTAAAGGAACTAGATGG TTTACCACCCTGGCTTTCTGCCTTGCCTCACAGGCTGTGGCTGCCCAAAGGCCTCTCGGCCACTGTGGCCAAGGAGTGGTTTGATCGTCGCCGCGCGTCAATCCGTCCCTGGGCTGGCTTCGTGGATCATAGGAAGTTCACCAAGCCCCGCAACTTTGGTGAACTGTGCCAGAGGGTGGTGCGCAACTTTGACACCTACAACAGCAACTACATCTTCATCTTCCTCGGCCTTATCCTCTACTGCAT TATCAGCTCTCCCATGCTGTTGATTGCTTTGGCAGTGTTTGTTGGTGCCTTCTACATCATCCACCTCAAGTCCCTGGAGTCCAAACTGGTCGTCTTTG GAAAAGAGGTGACCGGACCTCACCAATTGAGTCTGGCTGGGGCGGTCTCTTTCCCTGTGTTCTGGTTGGCTGGTGCAGGAGCTGCAGTGTTTTGGGTCCTGG GTGCGACGATGTTTGTGATTGGCTCTCACGCTGCCTTCCGAGAGCTGGAGGGAGGATCGGAAATGGAGGAGCTCTTCATGGAGCCTGTGTGA
- the LOC139573911 gene encoding prenylated Rab acceptor protein 1-like isoform X6, giving the protein MDSKAGDLFSAEPADAAGSGGVMGNLPPWLSALPHRLWLPKGLSATVAKEWFDRRRASIRPWAGFVDHRKFTKPRNFGELCQRVVRNFDTYNSNYIFIFLGLILYCIISSPMLLIALAVFVGAFYIIHLKSLESKLVVFGKEVTGPHQLSLAGAVSFPVFWLAGAGAAVFWVLGATMFVIGSHAAFRELEGGSEMEELFMEPV; this is encoded by the exons ATGGACTCCAAGGCAGGGGATCTCTTCAGTGCTGAGCCAGCCGACGCTGCTGGATCCGGAGGTGTCATGGGAAA TTTACCACCCTGGCTTTCTGCCTTGCCTCACAGGCTGTGGCTGCCCAAAGGCCTCTCGGCCACTGTGGCCAAGGAGTGGTTTGATCGTCGCCGCGCGTCAATCCGTCCCTGGGCTGGCTTCGTGGATCATAGGAAGTTCACCAAGCCCCGCAACTTTGGTGAACTGTGCCAGAGGGTGGTGCGCAACTTTGACACCTACAACAGCAACTACATCTTCATCTTCCTCGGCCTTATCCTCTACTGCAT TATCAGCTCTCCCATGCTGTTGATTGCTTTGGCAGTGTTTGTTGGTGCCTTCTACATCATCCACCTCAAGTCCCTGGAGTCCAAACTGGTCGTCTTTG GAAAAGAGGTGACCGGACCTCACCAATTGAGTCTGGCTGGGGCGGTCTCTTTCCCTGTGTTCTGGTTGGCTGGTGCAGGAGCTGCAGTGTTTTGGGTCCTGG GTGCGACGATGTTTGTGATTGGCTCTCACGCTGCCTTCCGAGAGCTGGAGGGAGGATCGGAAATGGAGGAGCTCTTCATGGAGCCTGTGTGA
- the LOC139573911 gene encoding prenylated Rab acceptor protein 1-like isoform X7 — translation MDSKAGDLFSAEPADAAGSGGVMGNLPLKELDGLWLPKGLSATVAKEWFDRRRASIRPWAGFVDHRKFTKPRNFGELCQRVVRNFDTYNSNYIFIFLGLILYCIISSPMLLIALAVFVGAFYIIHLKSLESKLVVFGKEVTGPHQLSLAGAVSFPVFWLAGAGAAVFWVLGATMFVIGSHAAFRELEGGSEMEELFMEPV, via the exons ATGGACTCCAAGGCAGGGGATCTCTTCAGTGCTGAGCCAGCCGACGCTGCTGGATCCGGAGGTGTCATGGGAAA CCTACCACTAAAGGAACTAGATGG GCTGTGGCTGCCCAAAGGCCTCTCGGCCACTGTGGCCAAGGAGTGGTTTGATCGTCGCCGCGCGTCAATCCGTCCCTGGGCTGGCTTCGTGGATCATAGGAAGTTCACCAAGCCCCGCAACTTTGGTGAACTGTGCCAGAGGGTGGTGCGCAACTTTGACACCTACAACAGCAACTACATCTTCATCTTCCTCGGCCTTATCCTCTACTGCAT TATCAGCTCTCCCATGCTGTTGATTGCTTTGGCAGTGTTTGTTGGTGCCTTCTACATCATCCACCTCAAGTCCCTGGAGTCCAAACTGGTCGTCTTTG GAAAAGAGGTGACCGGACCTCACCAATTGAGTCTGGCTGGGGCGGTCTCTTTCCCTGTGTTCTGGTTGGCTGGTGCAGGAGCTGCAGTGTTTTGGGTCCTGG GTGCGACGATGTTTGTGATTGGCTCTCACGCTGCCTTCCGAGAGCTGGAGGGAGGATCGGAAATGGAGGAGCTCTTCATGGAGCCTGTGTGA
- the LOC139573913 gene encoding zinc finger protein 391-like yields MSKIQMLRVFLNQRLTVAAEEIFGAVEKTIAEYQEEVSRSKEENDRLQNILDIVIKPEIKLQRADLQQLTVLEEEVHPEQQPCEQDWSPSLGQEDSEPIRIKKEQEELKKQLQWLESDTREFIFDPFCVSDYDQDPTQSLQIQSEENRERDSQPNIVTGQIKTESDGEDYRISEPTCSSAQSKNSELVNGMESKGAQSVLKSHKPKSTRKLKRKQSYISANGMKCTPCSCKVCGRSFRYKRPFFNHVQSHAHIEDKEHPCGVCGKHLDSKESMKDHLQTHVVAEPEFCHVCGKTFTTKLRLKKHMRVHTGEKPYRCDDCDRCFSDAANLIGHKRTHTGEKPYCCQECGQGFTQSGHLVLHRRRHTGEKPYLCSVCGKSFSTRSNYTGHMRVHTGEKSYSCHVCRKCFSNTANLSAHRRIHTGEKPYCCDYCGKGFAQNGNLKMHMKTHRK; encoded by the exons atgtctaaaatacAGATGTTGAGAGTGTTTCTCAACCAGCGGTTAACTGTGGCTGCTGAGGAGATATTTGGGGCAGTTGAAAAAACGATAGCGGAGTACCAGGAAGAGGTTTCCCGTTCGAAAGAGGAGAACGACCGTCTACAGAATATTCTTGACATCGTTATTAAACCTGAGATAAAGTTACAAAGAGCAG ACCTCCAGCAGCTCACTGTATTGGAAGAGGAGGTTCACCCTGAGCAGCAGCCCTGTGAGCAGGATTGGAGCCCTAGTCTTGGACAGGAGGACAGCGAGCCCATACGGATAAAAAAGGAGCAGGAGGAACTCAAAAAGCAACTtcagtggctggagtctgacaccAGAGAGTTCATATTTGATCCTTTCTGTGTAAGTGATTATGATCAGGACCCAACTCAGTCCTTGCAAATCCAAAGTGAGGAAAATAGGGAGAGAGACTCTCAACCAAACATTGTAACTGGACAGATAAAAACAGAATCTGATGGAGAGGACTACAGAATATCAGAACCAACCTGTTCTTCAGCTCAGAGTAAAAATAGTGAACTAGTCAATGGGATGGAAAGCAAAGGAGCGCagtctgttttaaagtcacacaAACCAAAGAGCACAAGAAAACTAAAAAGAAAACAATCTTATATCAGTGCAAATGGCATGAAATGTACTCCATGTTCTTGTAAGGTTTGTGGGAGGTCTTTTCGGTACAAGCGTCCCTTTTTTAATCATGTGCAAAGTCATGCACATATAGAGGATAAAGAACatccctgtggtgtgtgtggaaaGCACCTAGATTCTAAAGAGAGTATGAAAGATCACCTCCAAACTCACGTCGTAGCTGAGCCTGAGTTTTGTCATGTTTGTGGTAAAACGTTCACCACGAAGCTTAGGCTGAAAAAGCACATGAgggttcacacaggagagaaaccataccgCTGCGATGATTGTGACAGGTGTTTCAGCGATGCCGCCAATTTGATCGGACACAAAAGGACTCACACCGGTGAGAAACCATATTGCTGCCAGGAATGTGGCCAAGGATTCACTCAAAGTGGACATCTGGTTTTGCACAGGAGAAGACATACTGGGGAGAAGCCATATCTCTGTTCTGTTTGTGGCAAAAGTTTCAGCACCAGATCAAATTATACAGGACACATGAGagttcacacaggggagaaatcatACAGCTGCCATGTTTGTAGAAAATGTTTCAGCAATACTGCGAATCTGAGTGCGCACAGGAGGATTCATACAGGGGAGAAACCATATTGTTGTGATTATTGTGGCAAAGGATTTGCTCAGAATGGAAATCTTAAAATGCACATGAAGACACACAGGAAATAA
- the LOC139573944 gene encoding triosephosphate isomerase B-like, with protein sequence MSRKFFVGGNWKMNGDKASLGELIKTLNSAKLDPNTEVVCGAPSIYLEFARAKLDPKIGVAAQNCYKVKGGAFTGEISPAMIKDVGVHWVILGHSERRWVFGETDELIGQKCAHALENGLGVIACIGEKLDEREAGITEKVINAQTKHFADNIKDWSKVVLAYEPVWAIGTGKTASPAQAQDVHDKLRQWVKANVSEAVANSVRIIYGGSVTGGTCKELGGMKDVDGFLVGGAALKPEFVDIINAKQ encoded by the exons ATGTCCAGAAAATTCTTCGTTGGTGGTAACTGGAAGATGAATGGAGACAAGGCAAGTCTTGGCGAACTCATCAAAACCCTGAACTCTGCCAAGCTCGACCCCAACACCG AGGTGGTCTGTGGCGCCCCGTCAATCTACCTTGAGTTCGCCAGGGCCAAGCTGGACCCAAAGATCGGAGTGGCCGCACAGAACTGCTACAAGGTCAAGGGGGGTGCCTTCACCGGGGAGATCAG cCCTGCGATGATCAAGGACGTTGGCGTGCACTGGGTGATCCTGGGCCACTCTGAGAGGCGCTGGGTCTTTGGAGAGACTGATGAG CTTATTGGTCAGAAGTGCGCCCACGCCCTGGAGAATGGCCTGGGTGTCATTGCCTGCATCGGTGAGAAGCTGGACGAGAGGGAGGCTGGCATCACGGAGAAGGTCATCAACGCACAGACGAAGCACTTCGCAG ACAACATTAAGGACTGGTCCAAGGTTGTTCTGGCCTATGAGCCCGTGTGGGCCATCGGCACCGGAAAGACCGCATCCCCCGCCCAG gCCCAGGACGTTCATGACAAACTGAGGCAGTGGGTCAAGGCCAATGTGTCTGAGGCAGTAGCCAACTCTGTCAGGATAATCTATGGAG GTTCCGTGACTGGTGGCACCTGCAAGGAGCTGGGAGGCATGAAGGATGTGGACGGTTTCCTGGTTGGTGGCGCTGCACTCAAGCCAGAGTTCGTTGACATCATCAACGCCAAGCAATAA